The Streptomyces sp. NL15-2K genome contains a region encoding:
- a CDS encoding cation diffusion facilitator family transporter codes for MSASGGTKAIVAALAANLAIAVSKFVAFAFSGSSSMLAEGVHSLADSGNQALLLVGGKKAQREATPQHPFGYGRERYIYAFLVSIVLFSVGGMFAIYEGYEKIKHPHEIEHWYWPVGVLVFAIIAETFSFRTAIKESNTLRGRKSWKDFVRHAKAPELPVVLLEDLGALVGLILALFGVGLALATGDGVWDGIGTLCIGILLILIALVLAAETKSLLLGEAAGVEEVQKIEAAIVDGDTVTRIIHMRTLHLGPEELLVAAKIAVQHDDTATEIASAINAAEARIREAVPIARVIYLEPDIYSEAEAAKGADPEAKPGGPTPHDAGH; via the coding sequence ATGAGCGCGTCAGGCGGCACCAAGGCGATCGTGGCGGCACTCGCCGCCAACCTCGCGATCGCGGTATCGAAGTTCGTGGCGTTCGCGTTCAGCGGCTCGTCGTCGATGCTCGCCGAAGGCGTGCACTCGCTCGCCGACTCCGGCAACCAGGCCCTGCTGCTCGTCGGCGGCAAGAAGGCCCAGCGCGAGGCGACCCCGCAGCACCCCTTCGGGTACGGCCGCGAGCGTTACATCTACGCCTTCCTCGTCTCGATCGTCCTCTTCTCGGTCGGCGGCATGTTCGCCATCTACGAGGGCTACGAGAAGATCAAGCACCCGCACGAGATCGAGCACTGGTACTGGCCGGTCGGCGTCCTGGTCTTCGCGATCATCGCCGAGACCTTCTCGTTCCGTACGGCGATCAAGGAGTCCAACACCCTGCGCGGCAGGAAGTCGTGGAAGGACTTCGTCCGCCACGCCAAGGCCCCCGAACTGCCCGTCGTCCTCCTGGAGGACCTCGGCGCGCTCGTCGGCCTGATCCTGGCCCTCTTCGGCGTGGGCCTGGCCCTGGCGACCGGCGACGGCGTCTGGGACGGCATCGGCACCCTCTGCATCGGCATCCTGCTGATCCTGATCGCGCTGGTCCTGGCCGCCGAGACCAAGTCCCTGCTCCTCGGTGAGGCCGCGGGCGTGGAGGAGGTCCAGAAGATCGAGGCCGCCATCGTCGACGGCGACACGGTCACCCGCATCATCCACATGCGCACGCTCCACCTCGGCCCCGAGGAACTGCTGGTCGCCGCCAAGATCGCCGTCCAGCACGACGACACGGCCACCGAGATCGCCTCCGCCATCAACGCCGCCGAGGCCCGTATCCGCGAGGCCGTCCCGATCGCCCGCGTGATCTACCTCGAGCCCGACATCTACAGCGAGGCCGAGGCCGCCAAGGGCGCCGACCCCGAGGCGAAGCCCGGGGGACCGACACCGCACGACGCCGGGCACTGA
- the manA gene encoding mannose-6-phosphate isomerase, class I: protein MDRLDNTIRPYAWGSTTAIPQLLGVEPTGEPQAEMWMGAHPGAPSRTDRGTLVEVIDADPGKELGPASVAKFGPRLPFLLKILAAGAPLSLQVHPNLEQAKEGYEDEERRGIPVDAGHRNYKDANHKPELICALTEFDGLCGFRDPARAAALLDGLGVDSLKPYVDLLHARPEEAALREVLTAVLTADRAEMAHTVAEAAAACTRLGGDHAPYADIAHHYPGDPGVIAAMLLNHVRLQPGEALFLGAGIPHAYLNGLGVEIMANSDNVLRCGLTPKHVDVPELLRIVRFEPSDPGVLRPEASPDGEEVYETPIDEFRLSRYVLAEGTTAHDLTRPTPQILLCTAGSVRAGEHELAPGGSVFVPAGEKTELSGTGTVFRATVVA, encoded by the coding sequence ATGGACCGCCTCGACAACACCATCCGCCCCTACGCCTGGGGTTCGACCACCGCCATTCCGCAGCTGCTCGGCGTCGAGCCGACCGGTGAGCCGCAGGCGGAGATGTGGATGGGGGCCCACCCGGGCGCACCCTCGCGCACCGACCGGGGCACGCTCGTCGAGGTGATCGACGCGGACCCCGGCAAGGAGCTCGGGCCGGCGTCGGTGGCCAAGTTCGGCCCCCGCCTGCCCTTCCTGCTGAAGATCCTCGCCGCCGGCGCCCCGCTCTCCCTCCAGGTGCACCCCAACCTGGAGCAGGCGAAGGAGGGTTACGAGGACGAGGAGCGCCGCGGCATCCCCGTGGACGCCGGGCACCGCAACTACAAGGACGCCAACCACAAGCCCGAACTGATCTGCGCGCTCACCGAGTTCGACGGCCTGTGCGGCTTCCGCGACCCGGCCCGGGCCGCCGCCCTGCTCGACGGTCTCGGCGTCGACTCCCTCAAGCCGTACGTCGACCTGCTGCACGCCCGCCCGGAGGAGGCGGCCCTGCGCGAGGTCCTCACCGCCGTCCTGACCGCCGACCGCGCGGAGATGGCCCACACGGTCGCCGAGGCCGCGGCCGCCTGCACCCGCCTGGGCGGTGACCACGCCCCGTACGCCGACATCGCCCACCACTACCCCGGCGACCCGGGCGTGATCGCCGCGATGCTCCTGAACCACGTCCGCCTGCAGCCCGGCGAGGCCCTGTTCCTCGGCGCCGGCATCCCGCACGCCTACCTGAACGGTCTCGGCGTCGAGATCATGGCCAACTCCGACAACGTCCTGCGCTGCGGCCTGACCCCCAAGCACGTCGACGTCCCCGAACTCCTGCGCATCGTCCGCTTCGAGCCGAGCGACCCCGGCGTCCTGCGCCCCGAGGCGTCCCCCGACGGCGAGGAGGTTTACGAGACCCCGATCGACGAGTTCCGGCTCTCCCGGTACGTCCTCGCGGAGGGCACCACCGCCCACGACCTCACTCGCCCCACCCCGCAGATCCTGCTGTGCACGGCCGGTTCCGTACGGGCGGGGGAGCACGAGCTGGCCCCGGGCGGCTCCGTCTTCGTCCCGGCGGGCGAGAAAACCGAACTGTCGGGTACCGGTACGGTCTTCAGGGCCACCGTGGTCGCCTGA
- a CDS encoding SIS domain-containing protein codes for MLDESLLDTPDALAEADHRGLLRGAAEAGARVRTAARHAAEAGVHDLKPDGRPRAVLIAGPGAAATHTADLLGTLAGAGSPVTRLAPSGVAPAAGALRWELPGWVGSVDLLLIATPDGTEPGLSLLADAAYRRGCAVVAVAPAGTPLDEAVHGAHGLFVPIATAPYEQDEQLLAASAPGVLWALLTPFLALLDRIGVLAAPPDAIEKVADRLDGIAERCGPAIATYSNPAKTLAAELADALPVIWTEGTSAGPAGRRFAAALAELSGRPALVAELPEALAAHSALLAGPLAAGADPEDFFRDRVEEPPALHARVVLLRDRPIGSLTAAPSARDLALSHDTPISELEPESGGEVETLAELIAITDFAAVYLALASGA; via the coding sequence ATGCTCGACGAATCGCTGCTCGACACCCCCGACGCGCTCGCGGAGGCCGACCACCGCGGCCTGCTCCGCGGCGCTGCCGAAGCCGGCGCCCGCGTCCGCACAGCCGCCCGGCACGCCGCCGAGGCAGGCGTGCACGACCTCAAACCGGACGGCCGCCCCCGCGCCGTCCTCATCGCGGGCCCGGGCGCCGCCGCCACGCACACCGCCGACCTCCTCGGCACGCTCGCCGGCGCCGGCAGCCCCGTCACCCGCCTCGCCCCCTCCGGCGTCGCCCCCGCCGCGGGCGCCCTGCGCTGGGAGCTGCCCGGCTGGGTCGGCTCCGTGGACCTGCTCCTGATCGCCACCCCCGACGGCACCGAACCGGGCCTGTCCCTGCTCGCCGACGCGGCCTACCGCCGCGGCTGCGCGGTCGTCGCCGTGGCCCCGGCCGGCACCCCGCTCGACGAGGCGGTGCACGGCGCGCACGGCCTCTTCGTCCCCATCGCGACCGCCCCGTACGAGCAGGACGAGCAGCTGCTCGCCGCGTCCGCCCCTGGCGTGCTGTGGGCGCTGCTCACGCCGTTCCTCGCGCTGCTGGACCGCATCGGCGTGCTCGCCGCCCCGCCCGACGCCATCGAGAAGGTCGCCGACCGCCTCGACGGCATCGCCGAGCGCTGCGGACCGGCCATCGCGACCTACAGCAACCCGGCCAAGACCCTGGCCGCCGAGCTCGCCGACGCGCTCCCGGTGATCTGGACCGAGGGCACCTCCGCGGGCCCGGCGGGCCGCCGTTTCGCCGCCGCGCTCGCCGAGCTGTCCGGCCGCCCCGCCCTCGTCGCCGAACTGCCCGAGGCGCTCGCCGCGCACAGCGCCCTGCTCGCGGGCCCGCTCGCGGCCGGCGCCGACCCCGAGGACTTCTTCCGCGACCGCGTCGAGGAGCCGCCCGCCCTGCACGCACGCGTGGTGCTGCTCCGCGACCGCCCGATCGGCAGCCTCACCGCCGCCCCCTCCGCCCGTGACCTGGCCCTCAGCCACGACACGCCGATCAGCGAGCTGGAGCCGGAGTCCGGCGGCGAAGTGGAGACCCTCGCGGAGCTGATCGCCATCACGGATTTCGCCGCCGTTTACCTGGCGCTCGCCTCGGGCGCCTGA
- a CDS encoding Trm112 family protein, which translates to MPLEAGLLEILACPACHAPLKEQDTELICTGQDCGLAYPVRDGIPVLLVDEARRPA; encoded by the coding sequence ATGCCGCTCGAAGCCGGCCTCCTGGAGATCCTCGCCTGCCCGGCCTGCCACGCCCCCCTCAAGGAGCAGGACACCGAGCTGATCTGCACCGGCCAGGACTGCGGCCTGGCGTACCCCGTCCGCGACGGCATCCCCGTCCTCCTCGTCGACGAGGCCCGCCGCCCCGCGTAA
- a CDS encoding phosphomannomutase/phosphoglucomutase: MAADLSQLVKAYDVRGVVPDQWDESLAELFGAAFVQVTGAEAIVIGHDMRPSSPGLSRAFARGAAARGVDVTEIGLCSTDQLYYASGALNLPGAMFTASHNPAQYNGIKMCRAGASPVGQDTGLAQIRELVEQWSESGAPDPGASTGTITQRDTLEDYAAHLRSLVDLTSIRPLKVVVDAGNGMGGHTVPTVFDGLPLTLVPMYFELDGTFPNHEANPLDPANIVDLQKRVREEGADLGIAFDGDADRCFVVDEHGDPVSPSAVTALVASRELAKHGGKGTIIHNLITSWSVPEVVKENGGTPVRTRVGHSFIKAEMARTGAIFGGEHSAHYYFRDFWNADTGMLAALHVLAALGGQEGTLSALVAQYDRYAASGEINSTVDDQTARLAAIKAAYEGREGVELDELDGLTITSADWWFNVRPSNTEPLLRLNAEARDEATVAKVRDEVLGIIRG, translated from the coding sequence GTGGCTGCTGATCTGTCACAGCTCGTAAAGGCTTACGACGTGCGCGGTGTCGTCCCGGACCAGTGGGACGAGTCGCTGGCCGAGCTCTTCGGGGCCGCCTTCGTCCAGGTGACCGGGGCGGAGGCGATCGTGATCGGCCACGACATGCGGCCGTCCTCCCCGGGCCTGTCCCGCGCCTTCGCACGCGGAGCGGCCGCACGCGGCGTGGACGTCACCGAGATCGGCCTGTGCTCGACCGACCAGCTGTACTACGCCTCGGGCGCGCTGAACCTGCCCGGCGCGATGTTCACGGCCTCGCACAACCCGGCCCAGTACAACGGCATCAAGATGTGCCGCGCGGGCGCGTCCCCGGTCGGCCAGGACACGGGCCTGGCACAGATCCGCGAACTGGTCGAGCAGTGGAGCGAGTCGGGCGCCCCGGACCCGGGCGCGTCGACGGGGACGATCACGCAGCGCGACACGCTGGAGGACTACGCGGCCCACCTCCGCTCCCTCGTCGACCTGACCTCCATCCGCCCCTTGAAGGTCGTCGTGGACGCGGGCAACGGCATGGGCGGACACACGGTTCCGACGGTCTTCGACGGCCTGCCGCTGACCCTGGTCCCGATGTACTTCGAACTGGACGGTACGTTCCCCAACCACGAGGCCAACCCCCTCGACCCGGCGAACATCGTCGACCTCCAGAAGCGGGTCCGCGAGGAGGGCGCCGACCTCGGCATCGCCTTCGACGGCGACGCCGACCGCTGCTTCGTCGTCGACGAGCACGGCGACCCGGTCTCCCCGTCCGCCGTCACGGCCCTGGTGGCCTCCCGCGAGCTCGCCAAGCACGGCGGCAAGGGCACGATCATCCACAACCTGATCACGTCCTGGTCGGTGCCGGAGGTCGTCAAGGAGAACGGCGGCACGCCGGTACGCACGCGCGTGGGCCACTCCTTCATCAAGGCCGAGATGGCCCGGACCGGCGCCATCTTCGGCGGCGAGCACTCCGCCCACTACTACTTCCGCGACTTCTGGAACGCCGACACGGGCATGCTGGCCGCTCTGCACGTCCTGGCGGCCCTGGGCGGCCAGGAAGGCACGCTGTCGGCCCTGGTGGCGCAGTACGACCGCTACGCCGCCTCCGGCGAGATCAACTCCACGGTCGACGACCAGACGGCCCGCCTGGCGGCCATCAAGGCCGCGTACGAGGGCCGGGAGGGCGTCGAACTGGACGAGCTGGACGGCCTGACGATCACCTCCGCCGACTGGTGGTTCAACGTCCGCCCCTCCAACACGGAACCGCTCCTGCGCCTGAACGCGGAGGCGAGGGACGAAGCGACGGTGGCGAAGGTACGGGACGAGGTGTTGGGGATCATCAGGGGCTGA
- a CDS encoding DUF3499 domain-containing protein translates to MSPVRRCSRTACGRPAVATLTYVYADSTAVLGPLATYAEPHCYDLCAEHSERLTAPRGWEVVRLLDGSAPARPSGDDLEALANAVREAARPQERAAQAGGAGRAADPMEVARRGHLRVLRSPDN, encoded by the coding sequence GTGAGCCCTGTACGTCGCTGTTCGCGCACCGCTTGCGGCCGTCCCGCCGTCGCGACGCTGACGTACGTCTATGCCGACTCGACCGCGGTCCTCGGCCCGCTCGCCACCTACGCCGAACCCCACTGTTACGACCTGTGCGCCGAGCACTCCGAGCGCCTCACCGCCCCGCGCGGCTGGGAGGTCGTCCGCCTCCTCGACGGCTCGGCTCCGGCCCGCCCCAGCGGCGACGATCTGGAAGCGCTTGCCAACGCCGTGCGCGAGGCGGCCCGCCCCCAGGAGCGCGCGGCCCAGGCCGGCGGCGCGGGCAGGGCGGCGGACCCGATGGAAGTCGCACGCCGCGGCCACCTGCGGGTTCTGCGCTCGCCGGACAACTGA
- a CDS encoding metallopeptidase family protein, giving the protein MDNPVPPRSAGPGPRRRDRHGRGMRGPIAPPQVPLAASRAEAFADLVQDSVERLERRWPQLADIDFLVLEVPRLDGPGQVWNDEAVPLGGTVPSREGRRARVIVYRRPVEIRTKGRDERAALVHEVVVEQVAELLGLTPETVDPRYGED; this is encoded by the coding sequence ATGGACAACCCCGTACCACCCCGTTCCGCCGGCCCCGGGCCCCGCCGTCGTGATCGCCACGGCAGGGGCATGCGTGGGCCGATCGCGCCGCCCCAGGTGCCGCTTGCCGCGAGCCGTGCCGAGGCGTTCGCGGACCTGGTGCAGGACTCCGTGGAGCGCCTGGAGCGGCGGTGGCCGCAGCTCGCCGACATCGATTTCCTGGTGCTCGAGGTGCCGCGGTTGGACGGGCCCGGGCAGGTGTGGAACGACGAGGCCGTGCCGCTGGGTGGGACGGTGCCGTCCCGGGAGGGGCGGCGGGCTCGCGTGATCGTTTATCGGCGGCCGGTGGAGATCCGTACGAAGGGGCGGGATGAGCGGGCGGCGCTTGTGCATGAGGTTGTGGTCGAGCAAGTTGCCGAGTTGTTGGGGCTGACTCCGGAGACTGTGGATCCTCGGTACGGGGAGGACTGA
- a CDS encoding DUF5719 family protein, whose protein sequence is MKRTTLSLIAGATALAAVTGFAALDTPEAAGPDTAKAAAELPVERTSLLCPAPSISDLAETSYTSFTPVTKGTGSDGKAELQPATQQSADGTGDKGGKKKAAKPVLEPKEPGKPVTGDASGADSPALVGTAEGKFAPGWTLQETTEVAAGTGRGLQGVNCTEPDTDFWFPGASTAADRTDYVHLTNPDDSAAVVDIELYGKDGALQSTVGEGITVQPHSSEPILLSTLTDEKQENLTVHVNVRSGRVGAAVQALDDRLGGDWLAASTDPAASLVLPGIPKDATAVRLVAFTPGDSDADLKVRLLSPSGAITPAGNETLHVKAGMTTAVDLGDVTRGEAGSLILTPTDQSVPVVAALRVVRGKGNDQETAFIPATSPVGKRATSADNSAKGTTLSLTAPSRAAEVKVTASAGSDGGTAASKTYTIKAGTTQNVEAPVPSGLKGTYALTVEPVSGGPVYAARTLTATEEGVPGFTIQTLPDDRGTVAVPEADEQLSVLQK, encoded by the coding sequence GTGAAGCGCACCACCCTGTCCCTGATCGCCGGCGCCACCGCGCTCGCCGCCGTCACCGGATTCGCCGCGCTCGACACGCCCGAAGCCGCCGGCCCGGACACCGCCAAGGCGGCCGCCGAACTGCCCGTGGAACGCACGAGCCTGCTGTGCCCGGCCCCCAGCATCTCCGACCTCGCGGAGACGTCGTACACGTCCTTCACGCCCGTCACCAAGGGCACGGGGAGCGACGGCAAGGCCGAACTCCAGCCCGCCACGCAGCAGTCGGCGGACGGCACGGGCGACAAGGGCGGCAAGAAGAAGGCCGCCAAGCCGGTCCTGGAACCGAAGGAGCCCGGCAAGCCGGTCACCGGGGACGCCTCAGGGGCCGACTCGCCCGCGCTCGTCGGCACCGCCGAGGGGAAGTTCGCGCCCGGCTGGACCCTCCAGGAGACCACCGAGGTCGCCGCCGGTACGGGCCGCGGACTCCAGGGCGTCAACTGCACCGAGCCGGACACGGACTTCTGGTTCCCGGGCGCCAGCACCGCCGCCGACCGCACCGACTACGTGCACCTGACCAACCCCGACGACTCCGCCGCCGTCGTGGACATCGAGCTCTACGGCAAGGACGGCGCCCTGCAGTCCACGGTGGGGGAGGGCATCACCGTCCAGCCGCACTCCAGCGAGCCGATATTGCTGTCCACGCTCACGGACGAGAAGCAGGAGAACCTCACCGTGCACGTGAACGTCCGCAGCGGGCGCGTGGGCGCGGCCGTGCAGGCCCTGGACGACCGGCTCGGCGGCGACTGGCTGGCCGCGTCCACGGACCCGGCGGCGAGTCTCGTCCTGCCGGGCATCCCGAAGGACGCGACCGCCGTGCGCCTGGTCGCCTTCACGCCCGGCGACTCCGACGCCGACCTGAAGGTGCGCCTTCTCTCGCCGTCCGGGGCGATCACCCCCGCCGGGAACGAGACGCTGCACGTCAAGGCGGGCATGACCACCGCCGTCGACCTCGGCGACGTCACGCGCGGCGAGGCCGGCTCCCTGATCCTGACGCCGACCGACCAGTCCGTTCCGGTGGTCGCCGCCCTGCGGGTCGTACGCGGCAAGGGCAACGACCAGGAGACGGCGTTCATCCCCGCCACCAGCCCGGTCGGCAAGCGCGCGACGTCCGCCGACAACAGCGCCAAGGGCACCACGCTCTCCCTGACGGCCCCCAGCCGCGCCGCCGAGGTCAAGGTCACCGCTTCGGCGGGCAGCGACGGCGGTACGGCGGCGTCCAAGACGTACACGATCAAGGCGGGCACGACCCAGAACGTGGAGGCACCGGTACCGAGCGGTCTGAAGGGCACGTACGCGCTGACGGTCGAGCCGGTGTCGGGCGGCCCGGTCTACGCGGCCCGCACCCTGACGGCCACGGAGGAAGGAGTCCCGGGCTTCACGATTCAGACCCTCCCGGACGACCGGGGGACGGTGGCGGTACCGGAGGCGGACGAGCAGTTGTCGGTGCTGCAGAAGTAG
- a CDS encoding glycosyltransferase, translated as MSVHSHTAAQQDPAATPEFPRHVVTAVLVSHDGARWLPDALAGLLGQERPVQYAMGADTGSADASAQLVTDALGADRVLHLARRTGFGQAVEEVGRMAPVLTPDDLPYLKRPSGWDPVTRTWRDDAYDLPELPHGEPVQWLWLLHDDCAPEPDALAQLLRVVENEYDLGRNDVAVVGPKLRGWYDRRQLLEVGVTIANSGRRWTGLDRREQDQGQHDHVRPVLSVSTAGMLIRRDVFEQLGGFDRRLPLMRDDVDLCWRANAAGHRVLIAPEAVVRHAEAASRERRAVDCAGRTTASPHKVDKAGAVYALLVNARTAVLPWVLLRLVLGTLLRTVAYLVGKVPGQALDEIRGLLGVLLRPERILAGRRRRGRPAVDKDELRPLFPPPGATVRATVEQAAGNLFADSDPEITSGAGRHGGGIESGPGGDDADFLEIEQFARLKRIARKPGPVLFLVLLLVSLVACRALLGGGALAGGALLPAPADSSELWSRYLDSWHAVGAGGTPSAPPYLAMVAMLASVLFGSTGLAVTLLLVFSVPLAGLTAYFASRPLVESRLLRAWAAVVYAFLPAATGALAGGRLGTAVLAVLLPLIARAGIAASGLANASDTRGSWRATWAYALLLTVTTAFTPIVWPIALVLGIALLAVRRAEITAYGPRVLAQLGTPLLILAPWSLSLLPFGFFQEAGLEYGSSAASALDLLGASPGGPGTVSGLMLIGIVLAALAALLRSERQFGIWTAWAAALVGLVFAVLSNGSTWAGPATLVYGLALLAAAVLGADGARSRVAEQSFGWRQPVAVLIAFTSAAGPLLVAAGWMIGGADGPLERRDPVQVPAFVAEESGTRDQARTLVLDSDSAAHVGYMLVRGSGARLGDAEVASADGENSTLDKVVANLVAGSGADQADQLGKFAVRYVLVHQGAPREVTRVLDATPGLNRLSQQDGSGLWRVDQEVARATIVPKTGNPQPVAAGAVDIHTTIPAGGDGRILRLADTAAEGWTATLDGKPLTRTTVDGWAQGFQLPASGGRLNVTFDDPITHTAWLWAQGALAVVLVVLALPGRRRDVDDDLPDEPAVPAQAVAGEGRRARRLRAQAEAEEAGRAGEFPPPPQEAPAAVPQQQSYGMGVPPGEDVRAWGRDTASHAGARYGDQQYQGTQQYPAGAYDQSYQADPYQGGQYDPYAYGGQSPSASYDPAYGQQYPQQGYDQGYDDQGYDPTYDPAQQPHPQGTGSEQRPDGSQQ; from the coding sequence ATGTCCGTGCACAGCCACACGGCAGCCCAGCAAGATCCAGCTGCCACACCTGAGTTTCCGCGTCATGTGGTGACCGCGGTCCTCGTCTCCCACGACGGCGCCCGCTGGCTGCCCGACGCGCTCGCCGGGCTGCTCGGCCAGGAGCGCCCCGTGCAGTACGCCATGGGAGCCGACACCGGCAGCGCGGACGCCTCCGCGCAGCTGGTCACCGACGCCCTCGGCGCCGACCGGGTGCTGCACCTCGCCCGGCGCACCGGCTTCGGCCAGGCCGTCGAGGAGGTGGGCCGCATGGCCCCCGTCCTCACCCCGGACGACCTGCCGTACCTGAAGCGGCCCAGCGGCTGGGACCCCGTCACGCGCACGTGGCGCGACGACGCCTACGACCTGCCCGAGCTCCCGCACGGAGAACCGGTGCAGTGGCTGTGGCTGCTGCACGACGACTGCGCCCCCGAACCCGACGCGCTCGCCCAGCTGCTGCGCGTCGTGGAGAACGAGTACGACCTGGGCCGGAACGACGTGGCCGTGGTGGGCCCCAAGCTCCGCGGCTGGTACGACCGCAGGCAGCTGCTGGAGGTCGGCGTCACCATCGCCAACTCCGGCCGCCGCTGGACCGGCCTGGACCGCCGCGAACAGGACCAGGGCCAGCACGACCACGTCCGGCCCGTCCTGTCCGTGTCCACCGCCGGCATGCTGATCCGACGCGACGTCTTCGAGCAGCTCGGCGGCTTCGACCGGCGCCTGCCCCTGATGCGCGACGACGTCGACCTGTGCTGGCGCGCCAACGCCGCCGGCCACCGCGTCCTGATCGCCCCCGAGGCCGTCGTACGACACGCCGAAGCCGCCTCACGCGAGCGCCGCGCAGTCGACTGCGCGGGCCGCACCACCGCCTCCCCGCACAAGGTCGACAAGGCCGGCGCCGTCTACGCCCTGCTCGTCAACGCGCGCACGGCCGTACTGCCCTGGGTACTGCTGCGCCTCGTCCTCGGCACCCTGCTGCGGACGGTCGCCTACCTCGTCGGCAAGGTCCCCGGACAGGCCCTCGACGAGATCCGCGGCCTGCTGGGCGTCCTGCTGCGGCCCGAGCGGATCCTCGCCGGGAGGCGCAGGCGCGGCCGCCCGGCCGTCGACAAGGACGAGCTGCGGCCGCTGTTCCCGCCGCCCGGCGCGACCGTCCGCGCCACCGTCGAGCAGGCCGCGGGCAACCTCTTCGCCGACTCCGACCCCGAGATCACCTCGGGCGCCGGACGGCACGGCGGCGGGATCGAGTCCGGGCCCGGCGGCGACGACGCCGACTTCCTGGAGATCGAGCAGTTCGCCCGCCTCAAGCGCATCGCCCGCAAGCCGGGCCCGGTGCTCTTCCTGGTGCTGCTGCTCGTCTCCCTGGTTGCCTGCCGCGCCCTCCTCGGCGGCGGGGCGCTCGCGGGCGGCGCCCTGCTGCCCGCCCCGGCCGACTCCTCGGAGCTGTGGTCGCGCTACCTCGACTCCTGGCACGCGGTGGGCGCCGGCGGAACCCCGTCCGCACCGCCGTACCTCGCGATGGTGGCGATGCTCGCCTCCGTGCTGTTCGGCTCGACCGGCCTCGCGGTCACGCTCCTGCTGGTCTTCTCGGTGCCGCTGGCCGGCCTCACCGCGTACTTCGCCTCCCGCCCGCTGGTCGAGTCGCGTCTGCTGCGCGCGTGGGCGGCCGTCGTCTACGCCTTCCTGCCCGCCGCCACCGGCGCCCTCGCCGGCGGCCGGCTCGGCACCGCCGTCCTCGCCGTCCTGCTGCCGCTCATCGCGCGCGCGGGCATCGCCGCCAGCGGCCTGGCAAACGCCTCGGATACGCGCGGCAGCTGGCGCGCCACCTGGGCGTACGCGCTGCTGCTGACGGTCACCACCGCGTTCACGCCGATCGTGTGGCCCATCGCGCTGGTCCTCGGCATCGCCCTGCTGGCCGTGCGCCGCGCCGAGATCACCGCCTACGGCCCCCGCGTCCTGGCCCAGCTCGGCACGCCCCTGCTGATCCTCGCGCCCTGGTCGCTGAGTCTGCTGCCGTTCGGCTTCTTCCAGGAAGCCGGTCTGGAGTACGGCTCCTCGGCGGCCTCCGCCCTCGACCTGCTCGGCGCCAGCCCCGGCGGGCCCGGCACGGTCAGCGGGCTGATGCTCATCGGGATCGTCCTGGCCGCGCTGGCCGCCCTGCTGCGCTCCGAGCGACAGTTCGGAATCTGGACGGCCTGGGCCGCCGCCCTGGTGGGCCTCGTCTTCGCGGTCCTGTCCAACGGCTCCACCTGGGCCGGCCCCGCGACCCTCGTCTACGGCCTCGCTCTCCTGGCCGCCGCCGTCCTCGGCGCCGACGGGGCACGCTCGCGCGTGGCCGAGCAGAGCTTCGGCTGGCGCCAGCCGGTCGCCGTGCTGATCGCCTTCACCTCGGCCGCGGGCCCGCTGCTCGTCGCCGCCGGCTGGATGATCGGCGGCGCGGACGGTCCATTGGAGCGGCGCGACCCCGTGCAGGTGCCCGCGTTCGTCGCCGAGGAGAGCGGCACCCGCGACCAGGCCCGCACCCTCGTCCTCGACAGCGACTCCGCCGCCCACGTCGGCTACATGCTGGTGCGCGGCTCCGGGGCCCGCCTCGGTGACGCCGAAGTCGCCTCGGCCGACGGCGAGAACAGCACCCTGGACAAGGTCGTCGCCAACCTCGTGGCGGGCTCCGGCGCCGACCAGGCCGACCAACTCGGCAAGTTCGCCGTGCGCTACGTCCTCGTCCACCAGGGCGCGCCCCGCGAGGTCACCCGGGTCCTGGACGCCACGCCCGGCCTGAACCGGCTCAGCCAGCAGGACGGCAGCGGGCTGTGGCGGGTCGACCAGGAGGTCGCGCGCGCCACCATCGTCCCCAAGACCGGGAATCCGCAGCCCGTCGCCGCCGGAGCCGTGGACATCCACACCACGATCCCGGCCGGCGGCGACGGCCGGATCCTGCGCCTGGCCGACACCGCCGCCGAGGGCTGGACCGCCACCCTGGACGGCAAGCCGCTCACCCGCACCACGGTCGACGGCTGGGCCCAGGGCTTCCAACTGCCCGCGTCCGGCGGCAGGCTGAACGTCACCTTCGACGACCCGATCACCCACACCGCGTGGCTGTGGGCCCAGGGCGCCCTCGCCGTCGTCCTCGTCGTCCTGGCCCTGCCCGGCCGACGCCGCGACGTCGACGACGACCTGCCCGACGAGCCGGCCGTTCCCGCCCAGGCCGTGGCCGGCGAGGGCCGCCGCGCCCGCCGCCTGCGCGCCCAGGCGGAGGCCGAAGAGGCGGGCCGGGCCGGGGAGTTCCCGCCTCCTCCGCAGGAGGCCCCAGCCGCCGTCCCGCAGCAGCAGTCCTACGGCATGGGGGTGCCCCCGGGCGAGGACGTTCGAGCCTGGGGGAGGGACACGGCGAGCCACGCGGGCGCCCGGTACGGCGACCAGCAGTACCAGGGCACCCAGCAGTACCCGGCGGGCGCGTACGACCAGTCGTACCAGGCGGACCCGTACCAGGGTGGCCAGTACGACCCGTACGCGTACGGCGGGCAGTCCCCGTCGGCGTCGTACGACCCGGCCTACGGCCAGCAGTACCCGCAGCAGGGTTACGACCAGGGATACGACGATCAGGGATACGACCCGACGTACGACCCGGCGCAGCAGCCGCACCCGCAGGGCACCGGCAGTGAGCAGCGCCCCGACGGGAGTCAGCAGTGA